One segment of Streptomyces bathyalis DNA contains the following:
- a CDS encoding SCO5717 family growth-regulating ATPase, whose amino-acid sequence MSSDRDEIRWGRTGPDTDRADADSAPENDTESTGQFTIDYTPPAWYTQDADSAAAPNTPGVGDNPSGPTTPPPFQVPGPPQPLPGPPQEQPPGPGPFVPEPPQNLPPQPTQFTQSPPAGDPSGGDPRNTSTGNHPSPAPADDTQVFPSLRQWEPQNQQGGQDQQEQGPRTGEFGEPQGDSGQRSDRSDGAATTPERADDAGATASETPAVSPPSFPSFPSVPEPAAGSSAGTESSEGSAPTGPHDDEQPSVTDDAAYVDAAYAADDAAQRESDGSGADSAASDAGAPPVGDTASDDRGTDDDAGDGPGRPKTSDPAGPAVADDTAAGATGADPRVGESPSSEATPLPQQSTPWTPQGSGSGDAAQSGELPPLPPDFQPAASGSDASPVAGNPPPVPSAPAQETPAPGTPAAAQFPQQGGYGYPQQQAAQQQSGYGYPQQGQAQPQPSQQQPAPNPQTPQPGYGYPQPGQQHQPGQQQPGEMPPAAGTGQAAQAGYGYPQQAQPQPQQAQPAQQQAANPQAPQPGYGYPQPGQQQQPGQQQPQGYGYPQPGQPQPQQAQPPQQQPQQQPAPNPQTPQPGYGYPQPGQQQQPGQQQPQGYGYPPAWQSGQPAQHDQPPYQAYQPPQQPGPAGPGAPQGPQPGTGDPGAMAPGQSPADDARRQGQGGNPLGYTAAVELSSDRLVNNRKKPRSQNPALGSKFRLGGKKEEAERERKLSLIRTPVLSCYRIAVISLKGGVGKTTTTTALGSTLATERQDKVIAIDANPDAGTLGRRVRRETGATIRDLVTAIPYVNSYMDIRRFTSQAASGLEILANDVDPAVSTTFNDEDYRRVIDILGRQYPIILTDSGTGLLYSAMRGVLDLADQLVIISTPSVDGASSASTTLDWLSAHGYGDLVQRGITVISGVRETGKMIKVEDIVAHFQTRCRGVVTIPFDEHLSAGAELDLDMMRPKTREAYFNLSALIAEDFARQQQEQGLWSGNGGNPPAQMPPPLPGQQGQPPQQAYGQQPPFPQQQQPGQQPYPQQGGGWPQQPPGQVPPQR is encoded by the coding sequence GTGAGCAGCGATCGGGACGAGATCCGCTGGGGCAGGACGGGGCCCGATACCGATCGAGCCGACGCGGATTCAGCGCCCGAGAACGACACGGAGTCGACGGGGCAGTTCACCATCGACTACACGCCTCCTGCCTGGTACACGCAGGACGCCGACAGCGCCGCGGCCCCCAACACCCCCGGCGTGGGCGACAATCCGAGCGGTCCGACGACGCCGCCCCCGTTCCAGGTGCCGGGGCCGCCGCAGCCGCTGCCGGGTCCGCCGCAGGAGCAGCCTCCCGGCCCGGGCCCGTTCGTTCCGGAACCGCCGCAGAACTTGCCTCCTCAGCCCACGCAGTTCACGCAGTCGCCGCCTGCCGGCGATCCCTCCGGCGGGGACCCGCGGAACACATCCACCGGGAACCACCCCTCCCCCGCGCCCGCCGACGACACGCAGGTGTTCCCGTCGCTGCGGCAGTGGGAGCCGCAGAACCAGCAAGGGGGCCAGGACCAGCAGGAACAGGGGCCCCGCACCGGAGAATTCGGGGAGCCGCAGGGCGACTCGGGGCAGCGGTCCGACCGGAGCGACGGCGCCGCCACCACGCCCGAGCGGGCGGATGACGCGGGTGCCACGGCGTCGGAGACGCCTGCCGTGTCCCCCCCGTCGTTCCCGTCCTTCCCCTCCGTTCCGGAACCCGCCGCCGGCAGCTCTGCCGGTACGGAGAGTTCGGAAGGCTCGGCGCCGACCGGTCCACACGACGACGAGCAGCCGTCGGTGACTGACGACGCGGCCTATGTCGACGCCGCATACGCCGCCGACGACGCAGCGCAGCGGGAGTCCGACGGCTCCGGTGCGGACAGTGCCGCGAGCGATGCCGGGGCTCCTCCCGTCGGCGACACCGCGTCGGACGATCGCGGGACGGACGATGATGCGGGGGACGGGCCCGGGAGGCCGAAGACGTCGGACCCGGCAGGTCCCGCCGTCGCCGACGACACGGCCGCGGGCGCCACCGGCGCCGATCCCAGGGTCGGGGAAAGCCCGAGCTCCGAGGCGACGCCGCTCCCCCAGCAGAGCACCCCTTGGACGCCGCAGGGCAGCGGCAGCGGTGACGCGGCGCAGTCCGGCGAACTGCCGCCGCTCCCGCCGGACTTCCAGCCGGCCGCGTCGGGATCCGACGCGTCTCCGGTTGCGGGAAATCCGCCACCCGTTCCCTCGGCCCCCGCGCAGGAGACTCCTGCTCCGGGTACACCTGCGGCCGCGCAGTTCCCGCAGCAGGGGGGCTACGGCTACCCGCAGCAGCAGGCGGCACAGCAGCAGTCCGGTTACGGCTACCCCCAGCAGGGACAGGCGCAGCCTCAGCCCTCGCAGCAGCAGCCCGCGCCCAACCCGCAGACGCCGCAGCCCGGTTACGGCTACCCCCAGCCCGGACAGCAGCACCAGCCCGGCCAGCAGCAGCCGGGCGAGATGCCGCCCGCGGCGGGCACCGGACAGGCAGCGCAGGCCGGGTACGGGTACCCGCAACAGGCGCAGCCGCAACCGCAGCAGGCGCAGCCCGCGCAGCAGCAGGCGGCCAACCCCCAGGCGCCGCAGCCGGGTTACGGCTACCCCCAGCCCGGACAGCAGCAACAGCCCGGCCAGCAGCAGCCGCAGGGCTACGGCTATCCCCAACCCGGGCAGCCCCAGCCGCAGCAGGCGCAGCCACCTCAGCAGCAGCCGCAGCAGCAGCCCGCGCCCAACCCGCAGACACCGCAGCCCGGTTACGGCTACCCCCAGCCCGGACAGCAGCAACAGCCCGGCCAGCAGCAGCCGCAGGGCTACGGGTATCCCCCGGCCTGGCAGTCCGGTCAGCCGGCACAGCACGACCAGCCGCCGTACCAGGCCTACCAGCCACCGCAGCAGCCCGGTCCTGCCGGGCCGGGCGCCCCGCAGGGCCCACAGCCCGGTACCGGTGACCCCGGTGCCATGGCACCCGGGCAGTCTCCGGCCGATGACGCGCGGCGCCAGGGTCAGGGCGGCAATCCGCTCGGCTACACGGCCGCGGTCGAGCTCTCCTCGGACCGTCTGGTCAACAACCGGAAGAAGCCGCGTTCCCAGAATCCTGCCCTCGGCAGCAAGTTCCGCCTGGGCGGCAAGAAGGAGGAGGCCGAGCGGGAGCGCAAGCTGAGCCTCATCCGTACGCCGGTGCTGTCCTGCTACCGCATCGCCGTCATCAGCCTCAAGGGCGGCGTGGGCAAGACGACGACCACGACGGCGCTCGGCTCGACGCTGGCGACGGAGCGGCAGGACAAGGTCATCGCGATCGACGCGAATCCGGACGCGGGCACCCTGGGCCGCCGTGTGCGGCGTGAGACGGGCGCGACCATCCGTGACCTGGTGACGGCGATCCCGTACGTCAACAGCTACATGGACATCCGCCGCTTCACCTCGCAGGCGGCGTCGGGCCTGGAGATCCTGGCGAACGACGTGGACCCGGCCGTGTCCACCACGTTCAACGACGAGGACTACCGGCGCGTCATCGACATCCTCGGCAGGCAGTACCCGATCATCCTCACCGATTCGGGCACGGGTCTGCTCTACTCGGCGATGCGCGGAGTGCTCGACCTCGCCGACCAGTTGGTCATCATCTCCACCCCGTCCGTGGACGGCGCGAGCAGCGCGAGCACCACGCTGGACTGGCTCTCGGCGCACGGCTACGGAGACCTGGTGCAGCGGGGCATCACGGTGATCTCCGGTGTCCGCGAGACCGGAAAGATGATCAAGGTCGAGGACATCGTGGCGCACTTCCAGACGCGCTGCCGCGGCGTGGTGACCATTCCCTTCGACGAACACCTCTCCGCGGGCGCCGAGTTGGACCTGGACATGATGCGCCCCAAGACCCGTGAGGCGTACTTCAACCTCTCGGCCCTCATCGCGGAGGACTTCGCGCGCCAGCAGCAGGAACAGGGCCTGTGGTCGGGCAACGGCGGCAACCCGCCCGCGCAGATGCCACCGCCGCTGCCCGGCCAGCAGGGTCAGCCCCCGCAGCAGGCGTACGGTCAGCAGCCGCCCTTCCCGCAGCAGCAACAGCCGGGGCAGCAGCCGTATCCGCAGCAAGGCGGTGGCTGGCCGCAGCAGCCTCCCGGTCAGGTGCCGCCTCAGCGTTAG
- a CDS encoding bifunctional riboflavin kinase/FAD synthetase yields the protein MQRWRGLEDIPEGWGRSVVTIGSYDGVHRGHQLIINRTVARARELGVPAVVVTFDPHPSEVVRPGSHPPLLAPHPRRAEIMAQLGVDAVLVLPFTAEFSKLTPADFVAKVLVDKLHAVSVVEGPNFRFGHKAAGDVAFLTELGGTYDYEVVVVDLYERGSAGGGEPFSSTLVRRLVAEGDVDGAAEVLGRPHRVEGVVVRGAQRGRQLGYPTANVETVPHTAVPADGVYAGWLNADGERMPAAISVGTNPQFDGTERTVEAYAIDRVDLDLYGKHVSVDLLEYIRGQEKFDTLDALMARMAEDVERCRVLVARAEADVDADVAGAGEAGTA from the coding sequence GTGCAACGCTGGCGTGGCTTGGAGGACATCCCGGAGGGCTGGGGGCGCAGCGTCGTCACCATCGGCTCGTACGACGGGGTGCACCGCGGGCACCAGCTGATCATCAACAGGACGGTGGCACGCGCCCGCGAACTGGGAGTGCCCGCCGTCGTCGTCACCTTCGACCCGCATCCGAGCGAGGTCGTGCGCCCCGGAAGCCACCCGCCGCTGCTCGCGCCGCACCCGAGGCGTGCCGAGATCATGGCGCAGCTCGGCGTGGACGCCGTACTCGTGCTGCCCTTCACCGCCGAGTTCTCGAAGCTCACGCCGGCGGACTTCGTGGCGAAGGTGCTGGTCGACAAGCTGCACGCGGTCAGCGTGGTCGAGGGCCCGAACTTCCGTTTCGGCCACAAGGCCGCGGGTGACGTCGCCTTCCTCACCGAGCTGGGCGGGACCTACGACTACGAGGTCGTCGTCGTCGATCTCTACGAACGCGGCTCGGCCGGCGGCGGAGAGCCCTTCTCCTCGACCCTGGTGCGGCGCCTGGTCGCCGAAGGGGACGTGGACGGGGCCGCCGAGGTGCTGGGCAGGCCGCACCGCGTCGAGGGCGTGGTCGTGCGCGGCGCGCAGCGCGGCCGTCAACTGGGCTATCCCACGGCCAACGTGGAGACCGTCCCGCACACGGCGGTGCCCGCCGACGGGGTCTACGCGGGGTGGCTGAACGCCGACGGTGAGCGGATGCCCGCGGCCATCTCCGTCGGCACGAACCCGCAGTTCGACGGCACGGAGCGAACCGTCGAGGCGTACGCGATCGACCGCGTCGATCTGGACCTGTACGGCAAGCATGTCTCCGTCGACCTCCTGGAGTACATCCGCGGCCAGGAGAAGTTCGACACCCTGGACGCCCTCATGGCGCGGATGGCGGAGGACGTCGAGCGGTGCCGCGTGCTGGTGGCGCGGGCCGAGGCCGACGTGGACGCGGATGTGGCAGGGGCGGGGGAGGCCGGGACGGCCTGA
- a CDS encoding trypsin-like peptidase domain-containing protein: MGAVLAEQALVRICDLAGRARGTGFVADGSGTVITSHEAVDGLGRVVVHARGERSHLAESDAITRLPEWDLALIRTEGLGVAPLLIGAERPAAGTTRVRLFTGDAGSDDGGCGDCGGAEGDESAGDLEGAEAGARQRDSGWTEAELAGRASTVTYISTDRFHDLEGALELTLPGSAAARLRLNAPASGSPVLDTATGAVLAVLGTALHAPGRRHAAFAVPLRPAGLWEAEGQLGALLSHNGATVPGYGPDLNLAGALRLTAATVPPGLRGSAMAGSGTACAPRRIDRPEVARVLREFSESGASVTALVGRAGSGRTTELAALAAARAGDAAPAPTVWLRGAHPREGDGSVREALGRVLGPAAERHGAAMGGTAASGADVVARLARDARRPLLVLLDGPEEMPAGLARDLRRWATGTSSWLRAAGARMLIACGPEQWAELGELLPGDMLFGTGDQPGRGDAPPCVRLGDLSAPQAASARELYGLGPGDLAPADAGHPLALRMLGEIRAAQEPGPADQGGGDLDACGGSRPAPPTRDGIFSAYLALVALRIARTLSPGGSAGAVRRLAARTAGALHQAARRGLGTGQGALSRGDFEEIFPTSAGWAEAVLRDGVLEAVGEEFRFADEEFGEWLQGRHLDVDAALETLVHRRRSGDRPHGAALVPRHRIGRIVHALVLCDRVEGANALERRLRPLADAVSSDEEGEAVWWAGRLLRETLLRVPDARPYYGLLRGLAEHFVAEGRDGAGVFGPSFWRRLALPTAQRIGLLRLLLPADAPHSGTGDKGEERYLHVVGELLAAEPHAVQPLLCGWFTDRRRLAESADAGSHGDGEMPRPTVASAAQALLYTHRRQATDMTLDLLTDACHPRADELLGELAQEEPSALCRAVERWAHDDRTLRQIAAAEYGPLMARHVRSGADREHLRRAARALLRIPGGSSLHGPAALAMLLRLPHGTSGAAGADAGAPDASAERDRHLDAAVGLLATTGSAELADALVAELSDRPAPALAAFKARLCEQPGGGAHHLAEVLAAVRAADLAVPTAEVTRHHAEMRPETAGEALAAFVRGRLAHRPQGCEGIQMLIDALQRTPCAPLRAGLARALRSLGGPVTEELLGVLLLGERDPAVLEAALEAAPRRTRNATGVESHVTGETAERGPEAQPPAQPQTPKTGPGPAGAPGGGRPLGGPPQARVPCVSR; this comes from the coding sequence ATGGGAGCGGTGCTCGCGGAGCAGGCACTGGTGCGGATCTGCGATCTGGCGGGACGGGCGCGCGGGACCGGCTTCGTCGCCGACGGCAGCGGCACGGTGATCACCAGCCATGAGGCGGTGGACGGGCTCGGCCGTGTCGTCGTGCACGCGCGCGGTGAACGCAGCCATCTCGCCGAGTCCGACGCGATCACCCGGCTTCCCGAATGGGACCTCGCCCTGATCCGTACGGAGGGCCTCGGCGTCGCTCCCCTTCTCATCGGCGCGGAACGGCCGGCGGCCGGAACCACGCGCGTACGGCTGTTCACGGGGGACGCGGGGAGCGACGACGGCGGGTGCGGTGACTGCGGGGGAGCAGAGGGGGACGAGTCGGCCGGCGACCTGGAGGGCGCGGAGGCCGGCGCGCGGCAGCGGGACTCGGGCTGGACCGAGGCGGAACTGGCCGGGCGCGCCTCCACGGTCACCTACATCTCCACCGACCGCTTCCACGACCTGGAGGGGGCGCTGGAGCTGACGCTGCCCGGGTCCGCGGCGGCCCGCCTCCGCCTGAACGCTCCGGCCTCGGGTTCACCCGTACTCGACACCGCGACCGGCGCTGTGCTGGCCGTGCTGGGCACCGCCCTGCACGCCCCGGGCCGGCGCCATGCGGCGTTCGCCGTGCCGCTCCGCCCGGCCGGACTGTGGGAAGCGGAAGGGCAGTTGGGGGCGCTGCTCTCCCACAACGGTGCGACGGTTCCCGGATACGGGCCGGACCTCAATCTCGCCGGTGCGCTGCGGCTGACCGCGGCGACCGTGCCACCCGGCCTGCGGGGGAGCGCCATGGCGGGGAGTGGCACGGCCTGCGCGCCCCGGCGCATCGACCGTCCCGAAGTCGCCCGGGTCCTGCGCGAGTTCAGCGAGAGCGGCGCATCCGTGACGGCTCTGGTCGGGCGTGCCGGCTCAGGACGTACGACTGAACTCGCCGCGCTCGCAGCCGCAAGAGCCGGCGACGCGGCGCCCGCACCCACGGTCTGGCTGCGCGGCGCGCACCCGCGCGAGGGCGACGGCAGCGTGCGGGAGGCGCTGGGGCGGGTGCTGGGCCCGGCGGCGGAACGGCACGGGGCCGCCATGGGCGGCACTGCCGCCTCCGGTGCGGATGTCGTCGCACGGCTGGCGCGGGATGCGCGGCGGCCGCTGCTGGTGCTGCTGGACGGGCCGGAGGAGATGCCCGCCGGCCTCGCACGGGATCTGCGCCGCTGGGCGACGGGCACGTCGAGCTGGCTCCGTGCCGCGGGCGCGAGGATGCTGATCGCCTGCGGACCTGAACAGTGGGCGGAACTCGGGGAGTTGCTCCCCGGCGACATGCTCTTCGGAACCGGCGACCAGCCCGGCCGGGGCGATGCGCCCCCGTGCGTACGGCTCGGTGACCTGTCCGCCCCGCAAGCCGCATCGGCGCGTGAGCTGTACGGACTGGGCCCCGGAGACCTCGCCCCTGCGGACGCCGGACATCCGCTGGCCCTGCGCATGCTGGGGGAGATCCGCGCCGCTCAGGAGCCCGGGCCCGCCGATCAAGGGGGCGGGGACCTCGACGCGTGCGGGGGCTCGCGTCCCGCACCCCCGACCCGGGACGGCATCTTCTCCGCGTACCTCGCCCTCGTAGCCCTGCGGATCGCGCGCACGCTCTCCCCCGGGGGATCCGCCGGTGCGGTGCGGCGGCTGGCGGCCCGTACGGCAGGTGCGCTGCACCAGGCCGCGCGGCGCGGCCTCGGAACCGGTCAGGGCGCCCTGAGCCGGGGCGACTTCGAGGAGATCTTCCCCACCTCGGCCGGCTGGGCGGAGGCGGTGCTCAGGGACGGCGTCCTGGAAGCCGTGGGCGAGGAATTCCGCTTCGCCGACGAGGAGTTCGGCGAATGGCTGCAGGGCCGGCACCTGGACGTCGACGCCGCGCTGGAGACGCTCGTGCACAGGCGGCGGTCCGGTGACAGGCCCCACGGAGCGGCGCTCGTTCCCAGGCACAGGATCGGCCGGATCGTGCACGCGCTCGTCCTGTGCGACCGAGTCGAGGGCGCGAACGCTCTGGAGAGGCGGTTGCGGCCGCTTGCCGACGCGGTCTCCTCGGACGAGGAGGGCGAAGCCGTGTGGTGGGCGGGCCGGCTGCTGCGGGAGACGCTGCTGCGGGTGCCGGACGCCCGCCCGTACTACGGCCTCCTGCGCGGGCTCGCGGAGCACTTCGTCGCCGAAGGACGCGACGGCGCGGGCGTGTTCGGCCCGTCGTTCTGGCGGCGGCTCGCCCTGCCGACCGCTCAGCGGATCGGGTTGCTGCGCCTTCTGCTGCCCGCCGACGCTCCGCATTCGGGGACGGGGGACAAGGGGGAGGAGCGGTACCTTCATGTCGTCGGCGAGTTGCTGGCCGCGGAACCGCACGCCGTACAGCCCCTGCTGTGCGGCTGGTTCACCGACCGGCGCAGGCTCGCCGAGTCCGCGGACGCCGGCAGCCACGGCGACGGCGAGATGCCCCGGCCCACGGTCGCGTCTGCCGCGCAGGCCCTGCTGTACACACACCGCCGGCAGGCCACTGACATGACGCTCGACCTCCTGACAGATGCCTGCCATCCGCGCGCCGACGAGCTCCTCGGCGAGCTCGCCCAGGAGGAACCCTCCGCGCTGTGCCGCGCCGTCGAACGCTGGGCACACGACGACAGGACGCTGCGGCAGATCGCGGCCGCCGAGTACGGGCCGCTCATGGCGCGGCATGTGCGGTCGGGCGCCGACCGCGAGCATCTGCGGCGTGCCGCGCGCGCCCTGCTGCGCATCCCCGGCGGTTCCTCCCTGCACGGTCCGGCGGCACTGGCGATGCTGCTGCGACTGCCCCACGGCACATCCGGGGCCGCCGGCGCGGACGCCGGCGCCCCGGACGCATCCGCCGAGCGGGACCGCCACCTCGATGCAGCCGTCGGCCTCCTCGCCACGACCGGATCGGCCGAGCTGGCGGATGCGCTCGTCGCCGAGCTCTCCGACCGGCCCGCACCCGCGCTCGCCGCGTTCAAGGCCCGCCTGTGCGAACAGCCCGGCGGCGGAGCGCACCACCTCGCCGAAGTGCTGGCCGCCGTACGCGCCGCGGATCTCGCCGTACCGACCGCGGAGGTGACGCGTCACCACGCCGAGATGCGCCCGGAGACGGCCGGGGAAGCACTGGCCGCGTTCGTACGCGGCCGGCTCGCGCACCGCCCGCAGGGCTGCGAGGGAATCCAGATGCTGATCGACGCGCTGCAGCGGACACCCTGCGCGCCCCTCAGAGCCGGCCTGGCGCGGGCCCTCCGCAGCCTCGGCGGGCCGGTGACCGAGGAGCTGCTGGGTGTCCTGCTCCTCGGGGAGCGCGACCCGGCCGTCCTGGAGGCGGCACTGGAAGCCGCGCCGCGCCGGACGAGGAACGCGACGGGGGTCGAAAGCCACGTAACAGGAGAAACAGCCGAGCGCGGTCCGGAAGCACAGCCACCGGCGCAGCCGCAGACGCCGAAGACCGGGCCCGGCCCCGCAGGTGCGCCGGGCGGCGGCCGCCCCCTGGGAGGCCCTCCTCAGGCGCGGGTCCCGTGCGTGAGCCGCTGA
- a CDS encoding DeoR/GlpR family DNA-binding transcription regulator: protein MSTARPRAPRRGTARRRDDILREVLAGNGEITELAARFGISVSTVRRDLQQLAGDGHIHRTYGGAVAGGHAAERTLDEKESGNRAQKEAIARAAAEHVHDGDVILIDAGTTTGRLARLLQSRGSLTVITNSTIALRHLAEAQGIELIVLGGRVRRPNGAILGPEGEETLRRLTPDVVFLGADGLHARDGLSCPTLEQAHSKELMAERGREVLVLADSSKLGDSPFPYHARHIGPWTLVTDAAAAPDQVMEFTAGGKCEVVTA from the coding sequence ATGAGCACTGCCCGTCCCCGCGCGCCCCGCCGAGGCACCGCGCGCCGCCGCGACGACATCCTGCGGGAGGTGCTCGCGGGCAACGGCGAGATAACCGAACTCGCCGCCCGCTTCGGGATCTCCGTCTCCACGGTCCGCCGTGACCTCCAGCAGCTGGCCGGGGACGGGCACATCCACCGCACCTACGGAGGCGCCGTCGCGGGCGGCCATGCCGCCGAACGCACCCTGGACGAGAAGGAGTCGGGCAACCGCGCCCAGAAGGAGGCCATCGCGCGGGCCGCCGCCGAGCACGTCCACGACGGCGACGTGATCCTCATCGACGCGGGCACGACGACGGGGAGGCTGGCCCGTCTGCTGCAGTCGCGCGGTTCGCTCACCGTCATCACCAACTCCACCATCGCGCTGCGGCATCTCGCGGAGGCACAGGGGATCGAACTGATCGTTCTCGGCGGACGGGTGCGCCGGCCGAACGGGGCGATCCTCGGCCCCGAGGGAGAGGAGACACTGCGACGGCTCACGCCCGACGTGGTCTTCCTCGGCGCGGACGGACTGCACGCGCGCGACGGTCTCTCCTGCCCCACTCTTGAACAGGCCCACTCGAAGGAGCTGATGGCCGAGCGCGGACGCGAGGTGCTCGTGCTGGCGGATTCCTCCAAGTTGGGCGACAGCCCCTTCCCGTACCACGCCCGCCACATCGGTCCGTGGACGCTCGTCACGGACGCGGCTGCTGCTCCCGATCAGGTCATGGAGTTCACGGCGGGCGGGAAATGCGAAGTGGTGACCGCGTAG
- a CDS encoding MFS transporter, whose protein sequence is MTPATPPAGEGSATGTPIPAKRWTYVIPVAVVMYMLAFLDRSNVSVILPYMDGDLSLSAADEGMVTGIFFLGYVFLQIPGAILAQRWSARKTVMILMIAWGVAAMACGLVQTKEQFYVARFVLGLFEGGVWPAVLILLASWFPLRERARANALWMACLPISSIIMAPLSGLMLDHTDWRWVLVLQGFPPLIWAVVWWFAVADHPSQARWISRTESEYVERSLAADEAAKPASGSGSYMDAIKQRSVLVLIAIYFFWITGFYGFTLWLPSVIKTLTHDGSSTQVGLLSAIPFTVALIVMVANAAWSDRTGKRRQAVAVPLVVAIAALLLGQIVQGGVLGMVLLCVTAGALYAPYGPFWAIPGGVLRIEVVAVAMGLINALGNLGGYVGPYLVGWLTDSTGTSVTGFGVLAGFLAVAVVLVLTGLRPSAEAVTAAPAAGPDAEDRAAEESRMVKSLAEEGR, encoded by the coding sequence ATGACACCCGCAACACCCCCGGCCGGAGAAGGATCCGCAACGGGAACGCCGATACCGGCGAAGCGCTGGACGTACGTCATCCCCGTGGCCGTGGTGATGTACATGCTGGCGTTCCTGGACCGCAGCAACGTCTCGGTGATCCTGCCCTACATGGACGGTGACCTGAGCCTGTCGGCCGCCGACGAGGGCATGGTCACCGGAATCTTCTTCCTGGGCTACGTCTTCCTCCAGATCCCCGGCGCGATCCTGGCGCAGCGCTGGAGCGCCCGTAAGACCGTGATGATCCTGATGATCGCGTGGGGCGTCGCCGCCATGGCCTGCGGGCTCGTGCAGACCAAGGAGCAGTTCTACGTCGCCCGGTTCGTCCTCGGCCTGTTCGAGGGCGGTGTGTGGCCCGCCGTGCTCATCCTGCTGGCGTCCTGGTTCCCGCTGCGCGAGCGTGCGCGTGCCAACGCCCTGTGGATGGCCTGCCTGCCGATCTCGTCCATCATCATGGCCCCGCTCTCCGGGCTGATGCTGGACCACACCGACTGGCGCTGGGTGCTGGTGCTTCAGGGCTTCCCGCCGCTGATCTGGGCCGTGGTGTGGTGGTTCGCGGTGGCCGACCACCCGTCGCAGGCACGCTGGATCTCGCGCACCGAGTCCGAGTACGTCGAGCGGTCGCTGGCGGCGGACGAGGCGGCCAAGCCCGCCTCGGGTTCCGGCTCCTACATGGACGCCATCAAGCAGAGGTCCGTGCTCGTCCTGATCGCGATCTACTTCTTCTGGATCACCGGCTTCTACGGCTTCACGCTGTGGCTGCCGTCCGTCATCAAGACGCTCACGCACGACGGTTCGTCGACGCAGGTGGGTCTCCTCAGCGCGATCCCGTTCACGGTGGCTCTCATCGTCATGGTCGCCAACGCGGCATGGTCGGACCGCACCGGGAAGCGTCGGCAGGCCGTCGCCGTGCCGCTCGTCGTCGCGATCGCCGCGCTGCTGCTCGGGCAGATCGTGCAGGGCGGCGTCCTGGGGATGGTGCTGCTCTGCGTCACCGCGGGCGCGCTCTACGCACCGTACGGGCCTTTCTGGGCGATCCCCGGCGGGGTGCTGCGGATCGAGGTGGTGGCCGTCGCCATGGGTCTCATCAACGCCCTTGGCAACCTGGGGGGTTACGTCGGTCCCTACCTGGTGGGCTGGCTCACGGACAGCACGGGGACGAGCGTGACCGGCTTCGGCGTCCTCGCCGGGTTCCTCGCCGTGGCCGTGGTGCTGGTGCTCACCGGGTTGCGTCCGTCCGCGGAGGCGGTCACGGCGGCGCCCGCCGCCGGGCCGGATGCCGAGGATCGGGCGGCCGAGGAGTCGCGCATGGTGAAGTCCCTTGCGGAGGAAGGACGATGA
- the pdxA gene encoding 4-hydroxythreonine-4-phosphate dehydrogenase PdxA has translation MTSRRLPVLAVTLGDPAGIGPEITARTLADPQTAGLAHGIAVGDAAVLRRAVKVCGLDVQVNAVGSVAEARFAPGTIDVLDLGIAGDDLEWGKVSAVAGRSAVAAIEAATAAAMAREVDGIVTAPINKEAVWAAGAEHLGHTEMLGELTGAAHFDTMFVVRGLKIFFTTRHVSLRKALDQIDEERVSASIRHAVTALRVFGHDEPRLGVAAINPHGGENGHFGDEEIVALRPAVERTAAEGLDVVGPIPADSVFHQGLQGRFDGVLSHFHDQGHIPAKTVDFDGTVSVTVGLPILRTSVDHGTAFDIAGTGKASPGTMAAAFRAGVDFSSSAERIRATYGGAA, from the coding sequence ATGACCAGCCGCCGGCTTCCCGTTCTCGCCGTCACCCTCGGCGACCCCGCTGGCATCGGGCCCGAGATCACCGCCCGTACCCTCGCCGACCCGCAGACCGCGGGCCTCGCGCACGGCATCGCCGTCGGAGACGCCGCCGTGCTGCGCAGGGCCGTCAAGGTGTGCGGGCTGGACGTCCAGGTGAACGCGGTCGGTTCGGTCGCGGAGGCCCGCTTCGCGCCCGGCACCATCGACGTCCTTGACCTGGGCATCGCCGGCGACGACCTGGAGTGGGGCAAGGTCAGCGCCGTGGCGGGCCGTTCGGCCGTGGCCGCCATCGAGGCCGCCACCGCCGCCGCGATGGCGCGCGAGGTCGACGGGATCGTCACCGCACCCATCAACAAGGAGGCGGTGTGGGCCGCGGGAGCCGAACACCTCGGCCACACCGAGATGCTCGGCGAACTGACCGGCGCCGCGCACTTCGACACGATGTTCGTCGTCCGCGGGCTGAAGATCTTCTTCACGACGCGGCACGTCTCCCTGCGCAAGGCGCTCGACCAGATCGACGAGGAGCGCGTGAGCGCCAGCATCCGCCACGCCGTCACTGCCCTGCGGGTCTTCGGCCACGACGAACCGCGGCTCGGTGTCGCGGCCATCAACCCGCACGGCGGCGAGAACGGGCACTTCGGGGACGAGGAGATCGTCGCGCTGCGGCCGGCCGTCGAGAGGACCGCGGCCGAGGGACTCGACGTCGTCGGCCCGATCCCGGCCGACTCCGTCTTCCACCAGGGGCTGCAGGGCCGCTTCGACGGCGTGCTCTCGCACTTCCACGACCAGGGGCACATCCCCGCCAAGACCGTCGACTTCGACGGAACGGTCTCGGTGACCGTGGGCCTGCCGATCCTCCGCACCTCGGTGGACCACGGAACGGCCTTCGACATCGCCGGAACCGGCAAGGCCTCGCCGGGCACCATGGCCGCCGCCTTCCGCGCAGGCGTCGACTTCAGCAGCTCGGCCGAACGCATCAGGGCGACCTACGGCGGCGCAGCCTGA